A single window of Lepeophtheirus salmonis chromosome 2, UVic_Lsal_1.4, whole genome shotgun sequence DNA harbors:
- the LOC121113726 gene encoding uncharacterized protein isoform X1 gives MIKLLLRASLVLLVFHVSFIDSLPQLGSLVRGSSGFLSDIVRSNVDEDSNRGKLAILIAENGGDTDKIKDSLKLRLKSKVPFLLTDEEKAELEKREKEEERQQEDAKNDSSLSSRLFNSAKDRVKNKIQSLSPFER, from the exons ATGATCAAACTCCTTTTAAGAGCCTCTTTG GTTCTTCTAGTATTTCATGTATCCTTTATTGACTCTCTACCACAATTGGGATCCCTAGTTAGAGGTTCCAGTGGCTTTTTGTCGGATATTGTGAG GTCGAATGTGGATGAGGATAGTAATCGAGGAAAATTGGCCATTTTAATCGCTGAAAATGGAGGAGATACTGATAAAATCAAGGATTCTCTTAAGCTACGTTTAAAGTCGAAAGTTCCATTTTTACTCACCGATGAAGAGAAAGCAGAACTAGAGAAGAGAGAAAAAGAGGAAGAACGTCAACAGGAGGATGCAAAAAATGACTCATCATTGTCATCACGGTTATTCAATAGCGCCAAAGACAGGGTGAAGAATAAAATTCAATCCCTTTCACCTTTTGAAAGATAG